A part of Maridesulfovibrio hydrothermalis AM13 = DSM 14728 genomic DNA contains:
- a CDS encoding ferredoxin, whose protein sequence is MSYIITIDTDKCNGDGECVDVCPTEVYELQDNKAVAVNEDECLGCESCIEVCEQDAIVIEEQ, encoded by the coding sequence ATGAGCTACATTATCACTATTGATACTGACAAATGTAATGGCGACGGCGAATGCGTTGATGTCTGTCCTACAGAAGTTTACGAACTTCAGGACAACAAAGCTGTAGCAGTTAACGAAGATGAATGTCTCGGCTGCGAATCTTGCATCGAAGTATGTGAGCAGGACGCTATCGTTATCGAAGAGCAGTAA
- a CDS encoding YkgJ family cysteine cluster protein, with protein sequence MEFTEIFEKYEALVAEVDKAFDKIAEQTEDGIKCGKGCSDCCHALFDLTLVEALYLNRKFNEMYKGLGRSEIMHEADVADRLIHKVKRRAFKASQSGVPASEILKEVSLARVKCPLLLKDNLCAVYDFRPLTCRIYGVPMNIGGKAHSCQKSGFAPGKSYPAINMDTLQSKLMELSEEMAASINSSLKELPDVIVPVSMALVTDYTPEYLGANTGKKPETAPAAEPSEACNTCTEDKSACASCNYSVELGAMPEGK encoded by the coding sequence TTGGAATTCACGGAAATTTTTGAAAAATATGAAGCTCTTGTTGCTGAAGTGGACAAGGCTTTTGATAAAATAGCTGAGCAGACAGAAGATGGTATTAAATGCGGAAAGGGTTGCAGTGACTGCTGCCACGCACTTTTCGATCTTACCCTTGTAGAAGCCCTTTACTTAAACCGTAAGTTCAATGAAATGTACAAAGGTCTCGGCCGTTCCGAGATCATGCATGAGGCCGATGTTGCCGATAGACTCATTCACAAGGTTAAAAGAAGAGCTTTTAAAGCAAGTCAGTCCGGCGTACCTGCAAGTGAAATACTCAAAGAAGTTTCACTTGCACGGGTCAAGTGTCCTCTGCTTCTGAAAGACAACCTCTGTGCTGTATACGATTTCAGACCTCTGACCTGCCGCATTTACGGTGTTCCCATGAACATCGGCGGAAAGGCTCACTCCTGTCAGAAATCAGGTTTTGCTCCCGGTAAGTCATACCCTGCCATCAATATGGACACCTTACAGTCCAAACTCATGGAGCTGAGTGAAGAGATGGCCGCGTCCATCAACTCCAGCCTCAAAGAACTTCCTGATGTTATCGTTCCTGTATCTATGGCACTGGTGACCGACTACACTCCTGAATACCTCGGAGCCAACACAGGCAAAAAGCCTGAAACGGCCCCTGCGGCAGAGCCTTCTGAAGCGTGCAATACCTGCACTGAAGATAAATCTGCCTGCGCAAGCTGTAACTATTCTGTAGAGCTTGGTGCTATGCCGGAAGGCAAATAG
- a CDS encoding tetratricopeptide repeat protein, which produces MQKFDNLDDYIADLEKKKEKSPTCSNTRYNLGVAYLSRRDFMEAEREFLVAIDESPKMAEAYVQLGGIALQREDLEGCMRYNIQATQQRPFFAVPWGNIGYVYMQQGDIDKAIKALKRAIKYDPNFVQALSTLGSAYFNEGEVDDCIEVCEKAVKLSENFGPAWNNLALCYSEKKEYDKAVECIDKAIKTGFEVAPDFLKELEQYR; this is translated from the coding sequence GTGCAAAAATTTGATAATCTTGATGACTACATAGCGGATCTGGAAAAGAAAAAAGAAAAAAGCCCGACTTGCAGCAACACACGCTACAACCTCGGCGTTGCTTACCTTTCCAGAAGAGATTTCATGGAAGCGGAGCGTGAATTCCTCGTTGCCATTGATGAATCCCCCAAAATGGCTGAAGCATACGTTCAGCTTGGTGGCATCGCTCTCCAGCGTGAAGACCTTGAAGGCTGCATGCGTTACAACATTCAGGCTACACAGCAGCGCCCTTTCTTCGCCGTTCCCTGGGGTAACATCGGCTATGTTTACATGCAGCAGGGCGACATTGATAAAGCTATCAAAGCTCTGAAACGTGCAATCAAATATGATCCTAATTTTGTTCAGGCCCTTTCCACCCTCGGCAGCGCCTACTTCAATGAAGGTGAAGTTGATGACTGCATCGAAGTCTGTGAAAAAGCAGTTAAACTTTCTGAAAATTTCGGTCCTGCATGGAACAATCTTGCTCTTTGCTACTCCGAAAAGAAAGAATATGATAAAGCTGTTGAGTGCATTGATAAAGCAATCAAGACCGGATTTGAAGTTGCTCCGGATTTTCTTAAAGAACTTGAACAGTACCGCTAA
- the pgm gene encoding phosphoglucomutase (alpha-D-glucose-1,6-bisphosphate-dependent) yields the protein MSLSKLAGKPAPAEILENIPKLVSAYYTIKPDASVSSQLVSFGTSGHRGSSLDGSFNEDHILAIAQSICEYRKSKGYTGPLYMGKDPHALSEPAQISALEVFAANGVTVLINDKGYTPTPTVSHAILAYNKGRKDGFADGVVITPSHNPPRDGGFKYNPPNGGPAGTTSTGTIQNRANEILKNGLKDVKRIPLSRAFAADTTHEFDFATPYINDLCNIVDMEAIASAGLRIGVDPLGGAAIDFWEPIAEKYRLNISVVNKKLDPMYAFMHVDKDGKIRMDCSSPYAMAGLIELKDKYDISFANDPDTDRHGIVTKSRGLMNPNHYLSVAIEYLYKNRPQWKDDLTVGKTLVSSSMINRVAKSINRPLMEVPVGFKWFVEPLLAGTCGFGGEESAGASFLRKDGTVWTTDKDGIIMNLLSAEITATTEKDPGEHYTALEKEFGHPVYKRIDTPATEEQKKAFSILTPDMVKAKTLAGETIEDRITAAPGNGEAIGGLKVVTENGWFAARPSGTESIYKIYAESFKGLAHLVEIQEEAASIVNAAFKVALK from the coding sequence ATGTCACTCAGTAAATTAGCAGGAAAGCCGGCACCAGCCGAGATCCTTGAGAACATACCCAAACTGGTATCTGCATATTATACTATCAAGCCAGACGCATCGGTAAGCTCGCAGCTGGTTTCTTTCGGTACGTCCGGACATCGGGGTTCATCTCTGGACGGTTCTTTTAATGAGGACCATATCTTGGCCATTGCCCAGTCAATCTGCGAATACAGAAAATCCAAAGGCTATACCGGACCTCTGTACATGGGAAAAGATCCCCATGCCCTTTCTGAACCGGCTCAAATTTCCGCGCTGGAAGTTTTTGCGGCTAATGGTGTGACAGTTCTTATCAATGATAAAGGGTACACCCCCACTCCGACTGTTTCTCATGCTATTCTGGCTTACAACAAAGGCCGTAAAGACGGATTTGCAGATGGCGTTGTGATAACCCCGTCGCACAACCCGCCCCGGGACGGTGGGTTCAAATATAATCCTCCCAACGGCGGTCCGGCCGGAACGACTTCAACGGGAACTATCCAGAACAGGGCCAATGAAATTCTTAAAAACGGCCTTAAAGATGTTAAGCGCATTCCACTAAGCCGTGCATTTGCAGCTGACACAACTCACGAATTCGACTTTGCCACTCCATACATTAATGACCTTTGCAATATCGTGGATATGGAAGCGATCGCTTCAGCAGGGCTTAGAATCGGAGTAGACCCTCTGGGCGGGGCGGCAATAGATTTCTGGGAGCCTATTGCTGAAAAATACAGGCTCAACATAAGCGTTGTGAACAAGAAGCTCGACCCTATGTATGCCTTCATGCACGTGGATAAAGATGGAAAAATCCGTATGGACTGCTCCTCCCCCTACGCAATGGCCGGGCTGATCGAGCTTAAGGACAAGTATGATATTTCATTCGCCAATGATCCGGATACCGACCGTCACGGCATTGTAACCAAAAGCCGTGGACTGATGAATCCCAACCACTACCTCTCTGTTGCCATAGAATATCTCTATAAGAACAGACCGCAATGGAAGGATGACCTTACTGTAGGAAAGACACTTGTTTCCAGCTCCATGATTAACAGGGTGGCCAAATCCATAAACCGCCCTCTGATGGAAGTTCCTGTAGGATTCAAATGGTTTGTCGAGCCGCTTCTGGCAGGAACCTGCGGATTCGGCGGTGAAGAGAGTGCCGGAGCTTCATTTCTCAGAAAGGACGGAACTGTCTGGACTACCGACAAAGACGGTATCATCATGAACCTGCTTTCCGCTGAAATCACCGCCACTACGGAAAAAGATCCCGGTGAGCATTACACCGCATTGGAGAAAGAATTCGGTCATCCCGTATACAAACGTATTGATACTCCGGCAACAGAAGAACAGAAAAAAGCCTTCAGTATTCTCACTCCGGATATGGTTAAAGCCAAAACCCTTGCCGGAGAGACCATTGAAGATCGTATCACCGCAGCACCGGGTAACGGCGAAGCCATCGGCGGCCTGAAAGTAGTCACAGAAAACGGCTGGTTTGCAGCGCGTCCATCTGGAACCGAATCTATTTATAAGATATATGCTGAATCCTTCAAAGGGCTGGCCCATCTTGTTGAAATTCAGGAAGAAGCCGCAAGCATCGTCAACGCAGCTTTTAAAGTTGCTCTGAAATAA
- a CDS encoding response regulator: MGSSHILVVEDSLTQAVKLEFFLFERGFQISLASNGERALGILAEKDIDLVISDVIMPGMDGYELCEKIRENPQYKSVPVILLTSLSDPGDIIKGLKSGATNFVTKPYDEGFLYSRIQSVLRPNSFEADQSVVQEVNFEFHGEQHLLKADFSQVFHLLLATYENTLLQSRQLDSAHRKLVSREEQLSSVLASMSAKIAVLDPELNIIAANESWRDLFVPGRSEAEIEGLDFSEAVSTSGCLSKSLDTLIAGVRSVIKGESRKFYYEYSLEGKGSGETLWYMLEVTPMRGKSGGAVASFIEITERKNMERELIEARDAAEKANRFKSRFLASMSHEIRTPLNAVIGMTDLTLRSELNSEQTDSLEIVRLSADQLLTLINDILDLSKVEARMLKLENNDFSLSEALYAVIKSMEPQAREKGLVLSMDLDEEAPEVVCGDKGRLKQILYNLVGNSLKFTEHGGIFVQVSTLDCQAHSGEVVLQIAVRDTGIGIPEDKQAVIFESFRQADDSTTRKFGGSGLGLAISRELVEMMGGEISVRSSEGYGSVFTFQVVLQPGDPAKLITEHWENGGGSQASDNSVFRILLVEDNPINVKVATCMLKKMGHVIEVAGNGVEAISTLSKLTVDLILMDLEMPEMDGFEASRNIRMGMAGEDKKDIPIIAMSAHAMAGVKDKCSKSGMNNYIAKPVQYADLKQVILATLKDSCSVSKGNKQNEVLDEIVLDRSKANDMYHGDESLYGELCTMFLSDVENDIKSFSDAYSRDDRKTARRVVHTLKSSCAAICAPYAQNVAVSLEKALLKGDAEAVKTCLDEFMLESQRIRTELAGAS; encoded by the coding sequence GTGGGAAGCAGTCATATTCTTGTTGTTGAAGACAGCCTGACTCAGGCTGTGAAGCTTGAATTCTTTTTGTTTGAAAGGGGATTTCAAATTTCGCTTGCCTCTAACGGGGAGCGGGCACTTGGTATTCTGGCTGAAAAGGATATTGATCTTGTAATCAGTGATGTCATCATGCCCGGGATGGACGGGTATGAACTTTGCGAAAAGATCAGGGAGAATCCGCAGTATAAATCTGTTCCGGTGATTCTTTTGACCAGTCTTTCCGATCCCGGCGATATTATCAAAGGGCTGAAAAGCGGGGCAACAAATTTTGTTACCAAACCATATGATGAAGGATTTCTGTATTCCAGAATCCAGTCTGTGCTGCGGCCCAATTCTTTTGAAGCTGATCAGTCTGTTGTCCAGGAGGTTAATTTTGAATTCCACGGGGAGCAGCATCTTTTAAAAGCCGACTTCAGTCAGGTATTTCACCTGCTTCTGGCTACCTACGAAAATACACTTCTTCAGTCCCGGCAACTCGATAGTGCACATCGTAAACTGGTTTCCCGGGAGGAACAGCTTAGCTCTGTTCTAGCTTCCATGTCTGCCAAAATTGCAGTTTTAGATCCGGAGTTGAATATTATCGCAGCCAATGAATCATGGCGTGATCTTTTCGTACCGGGCCGAAGCGAAGCGGAAATTGAAGGTCTTGATTTCAGTGAGGCCGTGTCTACCTCGGGCTGTCTCAGTAAATCCCTTGATACTTTGATTGCGGGTGTGCGATCGGTCATTAAAGGCGAATCCAGAAAATTTTATTACGAGTATTCTCTGGAAGGAAAAGGCAGCGGGGAAACTCTCTGGTACATGCTGGAAGTAACTCCAATGCGTGGTAAGTCCGGCGGTGCTGTTGCATCTTTTATTGAAATTACTGAACGCAAAAACATGGAGCGGGAACTCATTGAAGCCCGTGACGCAGCTGAAAAAGCAAACCGCTTCAAATCCCGCTTTCTAGCTTCGATGAGTCATGAGATCCGCACTCCGCTTAATGCCGTCATCGGAATGACGGACCTTACTTTACGTTCTGAACTTAATTCTGAACAGACTGACAGTCTGGAAATTGTGCGCCTGTCGGCTGATCAGTTGCTGACCTTGATTAATGATATTTTGGACCTTTCAAAGGTTGAGGCCCGTATGCTTAAGCTTGAGAATAATGATTTCAGCTTAAGTGAAGCTTTATATGCAGTTATCAAGAGTATGGAACCGCAAGCCCGTGAAAAGGGGCTGGTTCTGAGTATGGATCTTGATGAGGAAGCACCGGAAGTTGTATGTGGTGATAAAGGGCGTTTGAAACAGATTTTATATAACCTCGTAGGTAATTCTCTGAAATTTACCGAACACGGGGGGATTTTTGTTCAAGTATCTACTCTGGATTGTCAGGCTCATTCCGGTGAGGTTGTTTTGCAGATTGCCGTTCGTGATACGGGGATCGGTATTCCTGAAGATAAGCAGGCTGTTATTTTTGAAAGCTTTCGTCAGGCTGATGATTCAACCACCCGCAAATTCGGCGGATCTGGGCTTGGCCTTGCTATTTCCCGTGAACTTGTGGAGATGATGGGCGGGGAAATCAGCGTCAGAAGCTCTGAAGGATATGGCAGTGTCTTCACATTTCAGGTGGTATTACAACCCGGCGACCCTGCAAAACTTATCACTGAGCACTGGGAGAACGGAGGCGGATCTCAAGCTTCTGACAATAGTGTATTCCGAATTTTACTGGTTGAAGATAACCCTATCAACGTGAAAGTAGCTACCTGCATGCTTAAAAAAATGGGGCATGTGATTGAGGTTGCCGGAAATGGTGTTGAAGCTATCAGTACACTTTCCAAGTTGACTGTCGACCTGATACTTATGGACCTTGAGATGCCTGAAATGGATGGATTTGAAGCATCGCGCAACATCCGCATGGGCATGGCCGGTGAAGACAAGAAAGATATTCCCATAATAGCCATGTCTGCTCACGCTATGGCCGGAGTCAAGGATAAGTGCAGTAAGTCAGGTATGAATAACTACATTGCCAAGCCCGTGCAGTATGCGGATTTAAAGCAGGTTATTCTGGCAACCCTTAAGGATAGCTGTTCTGTTTCGAAAGGAAATAAACAGAATGAAGTTCTGGACGAAATTGTTCTGGATCGTTCTAAAGCAAATGACATGTATCACGGAGATGAAAGCCTTTATGGTGAGCTTTGCACCATGTTTTTAAGCGATGTAGAGAATGATATTAAGTCCTTTAGTGATGCCTACAGCAGGGATGACCGGAAAACAGCCAGAAGAGTAGTTCATACATTAAAGAGTAGCTGCGCGGCGATTTGTGCCCCATATGCTCAGAATGTGGCAGTCTCACTTGAAAAGGCTCTACTGAAAGGCGATGCAGAAGCTGTCAAGACCTGCCTTGATGAATTCATGCTTGAATCCCAGCGGATACGAACCGAATTGGCTGGCGCATCATAA
- the cheB gene encoding chemotaxis-specific protein-glutamate methyltransferase CheB: MIKVLIVDDSASVRELFTEMFKREVDFEVVGCAENGASALQMVADLVPDVATMDVNLPDYDGFTVTRRIMEECPIPIVIISAVYSASDAELGFRLLDTGALAFHDKPAFNSPDFPDRMAEIVMSVRLMSEVKVVRRRSRFKRESGLAQPVSRVLKIASEKKLSKVVCIGASTGGPHAIKKVLMSLPVNFAAPVIIVQHMSGGFTEGMVNWLKGCSGHNIKIAEQGEKLRPGIIYFGPEDYHLEISKDKEVILLDCPAVNGIRPTVSRLFGSAARNLGKAAVGVLLTGMGRDGADELLEIRMKGGHTIAQNRETSIVFGMPGEAVKIGAAVSVLPLDKIGAEINSHVSGSLGG, from the coding sequence GTGATTAAGGTTTTGATTGTGGATGATTCAGCGTCCGTCCGTGAATTATTCACCGAAATGTTCAAGCGAGAAGTTGATTTTGAGGTTGTCGGGTGTGCTGAGAATGGTGCATCTGCACTTCAAATGGTCGCGGATCTTGTCCCTGACGTGGCCACAATGGATGTGAATCTTCCTGATTATGACGGTTTCACTGTTACGCGCCGTATTATGGAGGAGTGCCCGATCCCTATTGTCATCATCAGTGCTGTTTACAGTGCCTCTGATGCCGAGCTGGGATTCAGGCTTCTTGATACAGGGGCTTTGGCTTTCCACGATAAACCAGCCTTCAACAGCCCTGATTTTCCAGACCGTATGGCTGAAATTGTAATGTCTGTCCGGCTTATGTCGGAGGTTAAGGTGGTCCGCCGTCGAAGCCGGTTTAAAAGAGAGTCAGGTCTTGCACAGCCTGTTTCCAGAGTCTTGAAGATTGCGTCGGAAAAAAAATTGAGTAAAGTTGTTTGTATTGGAGCATCTACGGGGGGGCCGCATGCTATTAAGAAAGTGCTTATGAGTTTACCTGTCAATTTTGCAGCACCTGTAATTATTGTGCAGCATATGTCAGGCGGGTTCACAGAAGGTATGGTGAACTGGCTTAAAGGATGTTCCGGTCATAATATTAAAATTGCCGAGCAGGGTGAAAAACTTCGGCCCGGTATTATCTATTTCGGTCCCGAAGACTATCATCTTGAAATTTCAAAAGACAAAGAAGTTATTTTACTCGACTGTCCAGCTGTGAATGGGATTCGTCCTACTGTTTCGAGATTATTTGGTTCTGCTGCGCGAAATCTGGGTAAAGCTGCTGTCGGCGTGCTTTTGACCGGAATGGGACGCGACGGTGCTGATGAGTTGCTTGAAATTCGCATGAAAGGCGGGCACACTATCGCACAGAACCGTGAAACATCTATTGTTTTTGGGATGCCGGGGGAGGCTGTAAAGATCGGTGCTGCCGTATCTGTTTTGCCACTTGATAAAATCGGGGCTGAAATTAACAGTCATGTCAGCGGGAGCCTGGGGGGGTAA
- a CDS encoding hybrid sensor histidine kinase/response regulator has translation MSMTGGDLRERLLGAFRGESVERMQVLSSDFMKLEKGGDSQAMSLLVESSYRELHSLKGAARAVGLGAVEKFCQCFESFFSVIKKNDLILSKDVCAAMLSWLDILDEMIHQEDTSDESLAAPAAALALSQMKNFAGSSELIDTCSPDSSSQAVECKQAAESCSFAAGDNAESGSHEDNCQGDYSVKPSAQEDGCAVDTTPTRSSMSDTVRISSSFITGLLLRTEELISSRNSQKSRAREVLELESLFNEYLHFFQNIYEDKKSTAGKDELSTYTDMDKKLDAFSRRLGMLSSEVQKASWELSSKVDSLLGDFKSSMLLPFSSLLDMFPRMVRTLSAEKGKKCELEIIGENVHIDRRILEMLHDPLMHMIRNSIDHGIEEESVRTASGKPATGRIFFSITQTDRDVVKIVYGDDGQGIDSEKLRQLAVSQGFVSMDEAKRMERRSVLELIFVSGMSTSEIITDISGRGLGMAIVRDKVESLGGSVVVASPEGKGIRVVMNIPVALTSFIGIVVGVGGKEFVVPKSGVRKVLLIRQEDIGTVGGKETILYSGRPIPLISLSDILELGVAEVEKSSFPVFIMGRGRKAIAISMEELLGEQDVMAKSMGPMLKRVRNVSGISMLGTGKLAPILHGPDMIRTALGINSGVKNRSFSHQVGVKKLKTVLVVEDSITSRMLLKNVLEAAGYNVITAVDGRDGLSRIKQELPDILVSDVEMPHMDGFTLTAAVRKMPQSTHLPIVLVTSLGSQEDRERGVEAGADAYIIKSSFDQGNLLEVISRLIG, from the coding sequence ATGTCCATGACAGGCGGAGATCTTAGAGAAAGACTGCTCGGAGCATTCAGAGGTGAGAGCGTTGAGCGTATGCAGGTGCTCTCATCTGATTTTATGAAGCTGGAGAAGGGGGGCGACTCTCAGGCAATGTCTTTGCTTGTTGAGTCTTCATACAGAGAACTCCATAGTTTGAAAGGTGCAGCCAGAGCTGTGGGGCTTGGAGCTGTTGAGAAATTTTGTCAATGCTTTGAATCTTTCTTTTCTGTAATAAAAAAAAATGACCTGATCCTGTCTAAAGATGTTTGCGCCGCAATGCTCAGCTGGCTCGATATTCTTGATGAAATGATTCATCAGGAAGATACTTCTGATGAATCACTTGCCGCTCCTGCCGCTGCTTTGGCTCTTTCACAGATGAAGAATTTTGCAGGATCTTCTGAGCTGATTGACACATGCAGTCCTGATTCATCTTCTCAGGCAGTGGAATGTAAACAAGCCGCTGAGTCCTGTTCTTTTGCTGCTGGCGATAATGCAGAAAGTGGCAGCCATGAAGACAACTGTCAGGGGGATTACAGTGTTAAGCCGTCTGCGCAGGAAGATGGCTGTGCAGTTGATACGACCCCGACGCGTTCTTCCATGAGCGATACGGTCAGGATCAGCTCTTCATTTATTACCGGTCTGCTGCTGCGTACTGAAGAACTTATTTCCTCCCGAAATTCGCAAAAATCGCGAGCCAGAGAAGTTTTGGAGCTTGAAAGTCTTTTTAATGAGTATCTGCATTTTTTCCAAAATATCTATGAAGATAAAAAAAGTACTGCTGGAAAGGATGAATTGTCCACTTATACGGACATGGATAAAAAACTGGATGCTTTTTCCCGACGGCTTGGCATGCTTTCATCTGAAGTGCAAAAAGCAAGCTGGGAACTTTCATCAAAAGTAGATTCTCTGCTGGGTGATTTTAAAAGCTCCATGCTGCTTCCCTTTTCCTCACTGCTGGATATGTTCCCCCGGATGGTTCGTACTTTGAGCGCAGAAAAGGGCAAGAAGTGTGAACTGGAAATTATTGGAGAAAATGTCCATATCGACCGTAGAATACTTGAGATGCTTCATGATCCTCTCATGCATATGATCAGGAATTCTATAGATCACGGCATTGAGGAAGAGAGCGTACGGACAGCTTCCGGCAAGCCGGCAACCGGAAGAATCTTTTTTTCAATTACCCAGACAGACCGTGATGTTGTCAAGATTGTCTATGGCGATGACGGGCAGGGCATTGATAGCGAAAAATTGCGCCAGCTTGCTGTAAGTCAGGGATTCGTTTCAATGGACGAGGCCAAGCGAATGGAGCGCAGATCGGTTCTGGAACTTATTTTTGTGTCCGGCATGTCCACCAGTGAAATAATTACCGATATTTCAGGGCGTGGACTTGGCATGGCCATTGTCCGCGACAAGGTGGAATCGCTGGGCGGCAGTGTTGTCGTTGCCAGTCCCGAAGGTAAGGGCATAAGGGTTGTGATGAATATTCCCGTGGCTTTGACTTCATTTATAGGAATTGTGGTCGGGGTCGGGGGAAAAGAATTTGTTGTCCCGAAATCAGGTGTCCGTAAGGTGCTCCTTATCCGGCAGGAAGATATCGGAACTGTCGGTGGTAAGGAGACAATTCTTTATTCAGGGCGACCTATTCCTCTGATCAGCCTTTCGGATATTCTGGAACTGGGAGTGGCTGAGGTTGAAAAGAGCAGTTTTCCGGTGTTCATTATGGGGCGTGGACGCAAGGCCATCGCCATAAGTATGGAGGAACTGCTCGGCGAGCAGGATGTCATGGCTAAAAGCATGGGGCCTATGCTTAAGCGGGTGCGTAATGTGTCGGGAATATCTATGCTGGGAACTGGAAAACTAGCTCCGATTCTTCATGGACCAGACATGATAAGAACTGCATTGGGGATAAATTCCGGCGTAAAAAATCGTTCATTTTCGCATCAGGTTGGGGTGAAGAAACTTAAAACCGTACTCGTAGTAGAAGATTCAATTACTTCCCGCATGCTGCTTAAAAACGTACTGGAGGCGGCAGGATATAACGTTATCACTGCTGTGGACGGGCGGGACGGGTTAAGCCGGATTAAACAAGAACTGCCGGATATTCTGGTCTCTGATGTGGAAATGCCGCACATGGATGGATTTACTCTGACTGCTGCGGTTAGAAAAATGCCGCAAAGCACCCACCTTCCTATTGTTCTGGTTACTTCGCTGGGCTCGCAGGAGGATCGGGAACGCGGTGTTGAAGCCGGAGCGGATGCATACATAATAAAATCCAGCTTTGATCAGGGTAATTTGCTTGAAGTTATCAGTCGCTTGATTGGTTAG
- a CDS encoding chemotaxis protein CheW has translation MKESESAKFISQASDRELLRKRAEKLARSVSAASLEEEAESKGRDHVIFSMGGDVYAFETMLVKEVLEPEEIVSVPCTPDFLRGVVTVRGHIWAVIDLCSFLKVGTIVNSARPKVLLLSSGEKEFGVAVDEVLDVLPVSRNELKPLSEGQDAVSRYSLGITEDRKNILDGNLLLREPLLVVNEFVGSI, from the coding sequence ATGAAAGAAAGTGAATCCGCAAAATTTATAAGTCAGGCGAGTGACCGCGAACTGTTGCGCAAACGCGCGGAAAAACTTGCCCGCAGCGTTTCTGCCGCCAGCCTTGAAGAGGAGGCGGAAAGTAAAGGCAGGGACCACGTTATTTTCAGCATGGGCGGTGATGTTTATGCTTTTGAGACTATGCTCGTTAAAGAGGTGCTGGAGCCGGAGGAGATTGTCTCTGTTCCCTGCACCCCGGATTTTTTGCGGGGGGTGGTTACAGTTCGGGGGCATATTTGGGCTGTAATTGATCTATGCAGTTTTTTAAAGGTCGGTACTATTGTGAATTCGGCCCGTCCTAAAGTTTTACTTCTTTCTTCCGGTGAGAAAGAGTTCGGCGTTGCTGTTGATGAAGTTCTTGATGTCCTGCCGGTCTCCCGAAATGAGTTGAAACCTCTATCTGAAGGACAAGACGCTGTTTCCCGTTATTCGCTTGGAATCACCGAGGATAGAAAAAATATTCTGGACGGTAATTTGCTGCTCCGGGAGCCGTTGCTTGTGGTTAACGAATTTGTTGGCAGTATTTAA